One Agrobacterium vaccinii DNA window includes the following coding sequences:
- a CDS encoding prephenate dehydratase: MSSNRIAFQGDFGANSDMACRDVFPQMEPLPCPTFEDAFNALENGDAELAMIPIENTLAGRVADIHHLLPESRLHIIGEYFMPIRFQLMVLPGVQKDEIKTVHSHIHALGQCRKIIRSNGWKPVVAGDTAGAAKLVAELGDRSMAALAPRLASDLYGLDILAENVEDSENNVTRFVVLSRDEDWTKRKASDEVIVTTFVFNVRNIPAALYKAMGGFATNSINMTKLESYQLGGKFVATQFYADIEGHPDDESVRHALDELRFFSEKVRILGVYKGHAMRRKLNFI, from the coding sequence ATGAGCAGCAACCGCATTGCCTTTCAGGGCGACTTTGGCGCAAATTCCGATATGGCGTGCCGCGACGTTTTTCCACAGATGGAGCCGTTACCGTGCCCGACATTCGAGGACGCGTTCAACGCGCTGGAGAACGGCGACGCAGAGCTGGCGATGATTCCCATCGAGAACACGCTGGCGGGTCGTGTTGCCGATATTCATCATCTCCTTCCCGAATCACGCCTTCACATCATCGGCGAATATTTCATGCCCATCCGCTTCCAGTTGATGGTGCTGCCGGGTGTACAGAAAGATGAGATCAAGACGGTCCACAGCCACATCCATGCGTTGGGACAATGCCGCAAGATCATCCGGTCCAACGGCTGGAAGCCGGTCGTTGCGGGCGACACGGCGGGTGCGGCGAAGCTGGTGGCCGAATTGGGCGATCGCAGTATGGCAGCACTTGCACCGAGGCTCGCGTCCGACCTCTACGGCCTCGATATTCTGGCTGAAAATGTCGAGGATTCCGAAAACAACGTGACCCGCTTCGTGGTGTTGTCCCGCGATGAAGACTGGACGAAGCGTAAGGCGTCAGACGAAGTGATCGTCACCACCTTTGTGTTCAACGTCCGCAATATTCCAGCAGCGCTCTACAAAGCCATGGGCGGCTTTGCCACCAATTCCATCAACATGACCAAGCTGGAAAGCTACCAACTGGGCGGCAAGTTTGTGGCGACGCAGTTTTATGCAGACATCGAGGGTCACCCGGACGACGAATCGGTGCGACACGCACTGGATGAGCTGCGGTTCTTCTCGGAAAAAGTCCGCATCCTCGGCGTTTACAAAGGTCACGCCATGCGCCGCAAGCTCAACTTCATCTAG
- the nudC gene encoding NAD(+) diphosphatase, which produces MTSHSIFDTNSPHPEPSTLTAFAQNKLDRLAEKRTENCVVDALKLEGTHLLAFAGTKLILKHDDQVLDPLFSAYELAELDPDFEKAILLGHKDNGEPRIAVPVNIAEDALAGHYKPVDARTLYRDQLIGEELLGEVAQAVALINWNSDNRFCGRCGSAMEPRIGGYKRTCTACSHTIFPRTDPVVIMLTIDLERELCLLGRGPHFAPGMYSCLAGFVEPGETIENAVRRETHEEANIDVGRVRYHASQPWPMPHTLMIGCYAEALTRDITRDEAELEDCRWFTREEVATLLDMTSADGRQPPPRGAIAHRLMRDWIEWGNAE; this is translated from the coding sequence ATGACATCACACAGCATTTTCGATACGAACTCCCCCCATCCAGAACCGAGCACCCTCACCGCCTTCGCGCAAAACAAGCTGGATCGTCTGGCAGAAAAGCGCACGGAAAACTGTGTCGTGGATGCGCTGAAGCTGGAAGGGACGCATCTGCTGGCCTTCGCAGGCACGAAGCTCATTCTCAAGCATGACGACCAGGTGCTCGATCCGCTGTTTTCGGCCTATGAGCTGGCAGAACTCGATCCTGACTTCGAAAAGGCCATTCTGCTGGGCCACAAGGACAATGGCGAGCCGCGCATCGCTGTGCCTGTCAACATTGCCGAGGACGCGCTTGCAGGTCACTACAAGCCGGTGGATGCCCGCACGTTGTATCGCGACCAGCTGATCGGCGAAGAACTTTTGGGCGAGGTCGCCCAGGCTGTCGCGCTCATCAACTGGAACAGCGATAACCGTTTTTGCGGTCGCTGCGGTAGCGCAATGGAGCCGCGTATCGGTGGCTACAAGCGCACCTGCACAGCCTGCTCGCATACGATATTTCCGCGCACGGACCCTGTGGTCATCATGCTCACGATCGATCTGGAACGGGAACTGTGCCTTCTCGGTCGGGGTCCGCATTTTGCACCCGGCATGTATTCTTGTCTCGCTGGCTTCGTGGAACCCGGCGAAACCATCGAGAACGCCGTGCGCCGCGAGACCCATGAGGAAGCCAATATCGACGTCGGTAGGGTGCGTTACCACGCGTCGCAGCCTTGGCCGATGCCCCACACACTCATGATCGGTTGCTACGCAGAGGCGCTGACGCGCGATATCACGCGGGACGAGGCCGAGCTTGAAGATTGCCGCTGGTTTACCCGCGAGGAAGTGGCAACACTTCTGGACATGACATCCGCCGACGGCAGGCAACCCCCACCGCGCGGCGCCATCGCGCACCGCCTGATGCGCGACTGGATCGAATGGGGCAATGCCGAATAG
- a CDS encoding HIT domain-containing protein: MQAKPSKNCYQGKTNWEDALDTFRLDDRLARDSVLITKLGLCQLRLQNDCRWPWLVLVPQRGDMSEMFDLTPLDQTTLAFEINQVASALKQLTGATKINVGALGNIVRQLHVHVIARNEGDPCWPGPIWGQGTPVAYSDEDRHHFMQKLAGAL, translated from the coding sequence ATGCAAGCCAAGCCTTCAAAAAACTGCTATCAGGGGAAAACAAATTGGGAGGACGCCTTGGACACATTCCGGCTTGACGACAGACTGGCGCGCGACAGCGTGCTGATTACCAAGCTGGGCCTGTGCCAACTGCGCCTTCAAAATGACTGCCGATGGCCGTGGCTGGTTCTCGTGCCGCAACGAGGCGACATGAGCGAGATGTTCGACCTCACACCGCTCGACCAGACGACGTTGGCATTCGAGATAAATCAGGTGGCATCCGCGCTGAAACAGCTCACCGGCGCGACGAAAATAAATGTTGGCGCCCTTGGCAACATTGTGCGGCAACTCCACGTTCATGTCATTGCCCGCAACGAGGGCGATCCTTGCTGGCCGGGTCCGATCTGGGGGCAAGGCACTCCCGTTGCCTATTCGGACGAAGACAGACACCATTTCATGCAAAAACTGGCCGGCGCGCTCTGA